Proteins encoded together in one Janthinobacterium tructae window:
- a CDS encoding phasin family protein: MYPYSRSVTPAVKNHLEAQLAFFNGLSKSMFQSVQHFSDLNMQLAQGLLEETTVTSQNLLTVERAEDVFQVAAAAGQPAAEQLRKYQQQLSRLAADTQVELANVAEQHVNETSRTAKALAEEVARTASEETQKNVRKQQEAMQRVAEPFQAYHQNGSNRDQQRGAHSRDGQSLQSASQQGSQQSAGSESSASGSASQAGSAQSKTSSASRKE; the protein is encoded by the coding sequence TTACCCCAGCCGTCAAAAACCACCTGGAAGCGCAACTGGCTTTTTTCAATGGTCTGTCGAAGTCCATGTTCCAGTCGGTGCAGCACTTCAGTGACCTGAATATGCAGCTGGCGCAAGGCTTGCTGGAAGAAACCACTGTCACCAGCCAGAACCTGCTGACGGTCGAGCGCGCTGAAGATGTGTTCCAGGTCGCTGCCGCAGCGGGCCAGCCAGCCGCCGAGCAATTGCGCAAGTATCAGCAACAGCTGTCGCGTCTGGCCGCCGATACGCAGGTCGAACTGGCCAACGTGGCCGAGCAGCATGTGAATGAAACGAGCCGTACGGCCAAGGCGCTGGCCGAAGAAGTGGCCCGCACGGCTTCGGAAGAAACGCAGAAAAACGTGCGCAAGCAGCAGGAAGCCATGCAGCGCGTCGCCGAACCATTCCAGGCTTACCATCAAAATGGTAGCAACCGCGACCAGCAGCGCGGTGCGCACAGCCGTGACGGCCAAAGCCTGCAAAGCGCCAGTCAGCAGGGTAGCCAGCAGTCGGCCGGCAGCGAAAGCTCCGCCAGCGGCAGCGCATCGCAAGCGGGCTCCGCACAAAGCAAAACCAGCAGCGCCAGCCGTAAAGAGTAA